From the Chryseobacterium fluminis genome, the window GAAGAAATTACTGCTTACCAGAGCGTTAAAAAGGACGTTTTTGTGGACTTTTAACAATTTTTAACAAACTTTATAGCCTTTTATAAGAGTGCATTGGACCTACTTATAGCAATATTTTCTACTTTTGACCGTTGATTATATGTTTGGATATTTAACTTTCAATTTAACCCATTGATTTTTAACTTATCCAAAGTATAAGAAAATGAAAAAATTAGATGGTAAATTTCAGAAAATATATTTCCAGCGCAGCGGTATTGGCTTCAGGATTATTCCTTGCACAGTCTACCGTATCTACAGTTTTATATTCTCAGGCGTATGACAATCAAAGAAATTCTTTAAACTTACCTTCTCCCATTACTTCAATGGCCGAGAAGACGGTTCTGTCTGCGAAAGAACTTGTAGATATCAATGTAAACACGATGATGAGCGACCCGGTACTGAAAAATGCAACCTGGGGGTTTGTCGTGTATGACCCTAAAACGAAGAAGGTCATTTCTTCGTATAACGAAAACACACCTTTGGTTCCGGCTTCTACCACCAAATTATTAACCACAGAAACGGCATTAAGCCTGCTGGGTGAAAATTATCGTTGGATGACTCAGCTGGAATACTCAGGTAGTATAGACGAGAACGGAATACTGAATGGTAACCTATATATCGTAGGAAGCGGAGATCCCTCTTTGGGAACCAATAAAGCAGGAGCAGCTTCTTACAGAGATATCATTTCAGATTTCGTAAGCGGAATTTCCCGTGAGGGAATCAAAAAGGTAAATGGTGATATTATCATTCAGACAGCGCTTTTCAAAGGTAATATTTCAAGGCTTCCGGAAAATGTTGTTTGGTTGGAGAATAATAATTACTATTTACCGGCAGGGACCACCCGTGAGATTAATCCGGCGAACGAAAAGCTGATTGTAAAGAAAGGAAACAATTTCTCAGGAGATAAGAAATTTTTCTATGTTTCTCCTTATATGAACCAGATGGTGTATGCCGAAAAATATGACGGTCCCGGAACGCTGACGACAAAACTACCGGACGCGCCTGCTTTTCTAGCCAATTCTTTCAGAACAACTCTGATAAAAAGCGGAATATCGGTTACCGGAAAAGTAACCCCTAAAATGACAGACGCAAGCCCGGAAAACAGAAAATTGCTTTCAGCATATAAATCTCCGACTCTGGGTGATATCATATTTTATACCAACCAGCACAGTGACAATTCCCTGGCAGAAGCGTTACTGAAAACAGTAGGTTTCCAGACTCTGGGTGATCAGACTTCAGAGTCGGGAAGAAAAGTGGTGACTGAGCACCTGAAGAACGAAGGTTTTGATATGTTGGGATTAAATTATATCGATGGCAGCGGATTATCAAGAGCTAATAATGTAACACCGATCTCTCAGGTAAAATTTTTGACCTCCCTGATGGATGAAAAATATTACAAATCATATTTTACTTCATTACCTGTTGGAGGACAGTCCGGAACACTGAAAAGAATGTTCATTGGAACAGGAAACGGACAGGTTTTTGCTAAAACAGGAACGTTGAATAAAGTAAAAACACTGGCGGGATATCTGAAAACAAATACAGGAAGAACTTTAGTATTTTCCTTAATGGTCAATAACTATGCAGGATCGGTAGATATGGTAAAAAAAAGAATGGAAAAGATTCTTGAGCCGGCATTAGACCTTTAAAAATTTTTATTTCAATATTATAAAAACCTTTTAATCAATGATTAGAAGGTTTTTTTTATCTTTGATTATAAATACTCATCATGAAAAAAAATTATATTTTAATTTTAAGTACCCTTTTTATACATCAATTCCACAGTCAGGACCAGAATATTGAAAAAAAAGGACTCATTACAAAGGAAATGAAATCTTTTGCCAAAAAGATGATCACCTATAATATTAATCCGAATACCCAGAACTATGACCTGCAGTATCAGAAGAATGGAGGTGAGCCTCGACCCGGCAG encodes:
- the dacB gene encoding D-alanyl-D-alanine carboxypeptidase/D-alanyl-D-alanine endopeptidase — its product is MVNFRKYISSAAVLASGLFLAQSTVSTVLYSQAYDNQRNSLNLPSPITSMAEKTVLSAKELVDINVNTMMSDPVLKNATWGFVVYDPKTKKVISSYNENTPLVPASTTKLLTTETALSLLGENYRWMTQLEYSGSIDENGILNGNLYIVGSGDPSLGTNKAGAASYRDIISDFVSGISREGIKKVNGDIIIQTALFKGNISRLPENVVWLENNNYYLPAGTTREINPANEKLIVKKGNNFSGDKKFFYVSPYMNQMVYAEKYDGPGTLTTKLPDAPAFLANSFRTTLIKSGISVTGKVTPKMTDASPENRKLLSAYKSPTLGDIIFYTNQHSDNSLAEALLKTVGFQTLGDQTSESGRKVVTEHLKNEGFDMLGLNYIDGSGLSRANNVTPISQVKFLTSLMDEKYYKSYFTSLPVGGQSGTLKRMFIGTGNGQVFAKTGTLNKVKTLAGYLKTNTGRTLVFSLMVNNYAGSVDMVKKRMEKILEPALDL